One region of Ensifer sp. WSM1721 genomic DNA includes:
- a CDS encoding tyrosine-type recombinase/integrase, translating to MPCRYTRCRLRPWTYYCLFGLLSVSGLRIGEARNLKVSDIDFDAAVLTIRGTKFGSPVLCR from the coding sequence ATGCCGTGCCGATATACCCGCTGCAGGCTCAGGCCATGGACATATTATTGCCTGTTCGGATTGTTGAGCGTTTCCGGCCTGCGGATCGGCGAGGCCCGCAACCTCAAGGTTTCGGACATTGATTTCGATGCCGCGGTGCTGACGATCCGCGGCACGAAGTTCGGAAGTCCCGTCTTGTGCCGATGA
- a CDS encoding IS110 family transposase — MSASDREVARPTLRLRGLLGLAEPILITGGRAVSDYREAFVGIDVAKLKNAIAIADGGRNGEVRYFGEVEASDAGMRRVIQRVAAKFDHVHFCYEAGPTGYGLYRLIRSLGHDCTVVAPSLIPRKPGDRVKTNRRDALSLARLLRAGELTAVWVPDEGHEAMRDLVRARAAAVETLRVHRQQISAFMLKHGRIYPRKKGWTMRYLRWLQEQQFDHPAHQIALQEMVEEVRISKERVERLEGVIAEFVAAWSLAPIVRALQTLRGVDLIVAVTFATEVGDVRRFENPRQLMGYPGLVPEERSTGEKVRRSGITKAGNGRVRHMLVESAWTYRHPPKVGAKKLYRLEQAPPKVREIAWKAQTRLTSRYRMLSGRGKRTTVVCTAIARELAGFMWAVAREAQPSPS; from the coding sequence ATGTCCGCCTCTGACCGTGAGGTGGCTCGCCCTACACTGCGCCTCCGAGGGTTGCTCGGGCTTGCCGAGCCTATCCTCATCACAGGAGGACGAGCCGTGTCAGATTATAGAGAAGCTTTTGTCGGAATTGATGTTGCCAAGCTGAAGAATGCCATCGCGATTGCAGATGGCGGTCGGAACGGAGAGGTCCGTTATTTCGGTGAAGTCGAGGCGTCGGACGCGGGCATGCGCCGGGTGATTCAGCGCGTAGCCGCAAAGTTTGACCACGTGCATTTCTGTTATGAAGCCGGTCCCACTGGCTACGGTCTCTATCGCTTGATCCGATCGCTTGGCCACGATTGCACCGTGGTCGCGCCCTCACTGATCCCAAGGAAGCCCGGCGATCGGGTGAAGACGAACCGCCGAGATGCACTTTCGCTCGCCCGCCTGTTGCGGGCCGGCGAGCTGACCGCGGTGTGGGTTCCGGACGAAGGGCATGAGGCGATGCGCGATCTCGTCCGCGCTCGAGCGGCGGCAGTCGAGACATTGCGTGTGCACCGCCAACAGATAAGCGCCTTCATGCTCAAGCACGGTCGTATCTATCCGCGCAAGAAGGGCTGGACGATGCGTTATCTGCGCTGGCTGCAGGAGCAACAGTTTGATCACCCGGCACATCAAATCGCACTCCAGGAAATGGTCGAGGAGGTGCGCATCTCGAAGGAACGGGTCGAACGGCTGGAAGGTGTGATCGCGGAGTTCGTTGCGGCCTGGTCGCTGGCGCCGATCGTTCGTGCATTGCAGACATTACGCGGCGTCGACCTGATCGTCGCCGTGACATTCGCCACCGAAGTCGGCGATGTGCGTCGGTTCGAGAACCCACGCCAGCTCATGGGATATCCCGGCCTTGTTCCTGAAGAGCGATCAACCGGAGAGAAGGTCAGGAGGAGTGGCATCACCAAAGCAGGGAACGGAAGAGTTCGACATATGCTGGTCGAGAGCGCGTGGACTTATCGGCATCCTCCGAAGGTCGGCGCGAAGAAGCTGTACCGTCTGGAACAAGCGCCACCGAAGGTGCGGGAAATCGCATGGAAGGCGCAGACCCGGCTGACGTCGCGCTATCGAATGTTGAGCGGACGGGGTAAGCGCACGACGGTGGTTTGCACGGCGATCGCCCGCGAACTGGCCGGTTTCATGTGGGCCGTCGCAAGAGAGGCGCAGCCGTCCCCGTCGTAA
- a CDS encoding IS91 family transposase has translation MARPGPEVADIFRRYGEAYRAQHTSLSTAQRRVMTAIELCRTAALGGHVEACDQCGHRRIAFNSCCDRHCPRCQSLARAQWLEDRRAELLDTQYFHVVFTLPEAIAAIAYQNKALVYGLLFRATAETLRTIAADPKHLGAEIGFFAVLHTWGQNLLHHPHLHCVVPGGGFSPDGMRWIAYKPGFFLPVRVLSRLFRRLFLEFLEKAFDAGKLQFFSDLRALSERNAFRRYLAPLRKADWVVYAKPPFAGPEQVLDYVGRYTHRVAISNNRLVDIADGAVRFRWKDYRHGDRQKVMTVSTDEFIRRFLLHVLPEGFHRIRYYGFLGNRYREQKLALCRDLLGMAVPEPSQSRASKDYRDRYEELTGCSLRQCPAFRQGQMITIETFDGVTGPPRYWDTS, from the coding sequence ATGGCCCGTCCGGGGCCGGAAGTGGCGGATATCTTCCGCCGCTACGGCGAGGCCTATCGTGCCCAGCACACATCGCTGTCGACCGCTCAGCGCCGTGTCATGACGGCGATCGAGTTGTGCCGGACCGCCGCGCTCGGTGGGCACGTCGAAGCGTGCGATCAATGCGGCCACCGGCGCATCGCCTTCAACAGCTGCTGCGACAGGCATTGCCCCCGCTGCCAATCGCTCGCCCGTGCGCAATGGCTGGAGGATCGTCGCGCCGAGCTGCTCGACACACAGTACTTTCACGTCGTCTTCACACTGCCGGAGGCCATTGCCGCGATCGCTTACCAGAACAAGGCGCTCGTCTACGGTCTGCTTTTCCGTGCCACCGCCGAGACGCTGCGCACCATCGCCGCCGATCCCAAACATCTCGGCGCCGAGATCGGCTTCTTCGCCGTGCTGCACACCTGGGGGCAAAATCTGCTGCACCATCCGCACCTGCACTGCGTCGTGCCGGGGGGCGGGTTCTCGCCGGACGGCATGCGATGGATCGCCTACAAGCCGGGCTTCTTCCTGCCGGTACGCGTGCTCTCGCGCCTGTTCCGACGCTTGTTCCTGGAGTTCCTGGAGAAAGCCTTCGACGCCGGCAAGCTGCAGTTCTTCTCCGACTTACGAGCGCTGAGCGAACGCAACGCCTTCCGGCGCTATCTGGCGCCGCTGCGAAAGGCCGACTGGGTGGTCTACGCCAAGCCGCCCTTCGCCGGACCCGAACAGGTGCTCGATTACGTCGGCCGCTACACGCACCGCGTCGCCATATCCAACAACCGCCTCGTCGATATCGCGGATGGCGCGGTGCGCTTCCGCTGGAAGGATTATCGGCACGGCGACCGGCAAAAGGTCATGACCGTCTCGACCGACGAATTCATCCGCCGCTTTCTGTTACACGTCCTGCCCGAGGGCTTCCACCGGATCCGCTATTACGGCTTCCTCGGCAATCGCTATCGCGAACAGAAACTTGCCCTTTGCCGCGACCTGCTCGGTATGGCGGTGCCAGAGCCATCACAGAGCCGAGCCTCGAAGGACTACCGCGATCGCTACGAGGAACTTACCGGGTGTTCCCTCAGGCAATGCCCGGCCTTTCGTCAAGGGCAGATGATCACCATCGAAACCTTCGACGGCGTCACCGGACCGCCGCGATACTGGGATACGTCATGA
- a CDS encoding tyrosine-type recombinase/integrase — MGRRDYAVLMILAKLGLRASEVATLNLDDIDRRSGTILVHGKGRRQAIMPLRHDVGTAIVAYIRQGRPASTCRRLFLRTLAPYVGFASGCAITMIAKQALERAGIDGCAHHGAYLFRHSLATDLLRSGASFAEIGLG; from the coding sequence ATGGGTCGTCGGGACTATGCGGTTCTGATGATCCTGGCCAAGCTCGGTTTGCGCGCCAGCGAAGTTGCCACCCTCAATCTTGACGATATCGACCGGCGGTCGGGTACAATCCTCGTGCACGGCAAGGGGCGGCGGCAAGCGATTATGCCGCTACGTCACGACGTCGGAACAGCGATTGTGGCTTATATCCGGCAAGGACGGCCCGCTTCCACGTGCCGGCGACTGTTCTTGCGAACACTTGCGCCGTACGTCGGTTTTGCCTCCGGCTGCGCCATCACGATGATCGCGAAGCAAGCACTCGAACGGGCAGGCATTGACGGCTGTGCCCATCACGGTGCCTATCTTTTCCGCCACAGCCTCGCGACCGACCTTTTGCGATCGGGCGCCAGCTTTGCCGAGATTGGGCTGGGATAA
- a CDS encoding tyrosine-type recombinase/integrase, with translation MSEHLLLAPLLESYFRRRLTKQRNATPATVASYRDALRMLILFAAARLRKKPAALALEDLDRDLVLAFLDELEEKRNNSVATRNARLAAIRSFFHHVAAADPASFGVAPRVLTIPLKRAHIEVMHHLTKAEVDALIAAPNPRTSRGRRDRTFLLFLARTGARVSEATGVNANALQLERSHPQVLLRGKGRRDRVIPIPQDLARALTALLAEHGIANHEPRPIFVARNKRLTRFGATHIVRRAAAQAVTIRPALAQKRISPHIFRHSLAMKLLQSGVDLLTIQAWLGHAQVATTHRYAAADVEMMRKGLEKAGVAGDLGVRFRPNDAVLQLLNSI, from the coding sequence ATGAGTGAACACCTACTCCTGGCGCCACTCCTGGAGTCTTACTTTCGCCGGCGCCTGACCAAACAGCGCAACGCCACTCCCGCGACCGTGGCCAGTTATCGCGACGCCTTGCGCATGCTGATCCTCTTTGCCGCCGCCCGGCTGCGAAAGAAGCCGGCGGCGTTGGCGCTCGAAGATCTCGATCGAGACCTCGTTCTCGCCTTTCTCGACGAACTCGAAGAGAAGCGGAACAACTCCGTCGCCACGCGCAATGCCCGCCTTGCAGCAATTCGATCTTTCTTCCACCATGTCGCAGCCGCCGACCCGGCATCCTTCGGTGTCGCCCCACGCGTGCTGACGATTCCCTTAAAACGGGCGCACATCGAGGTGATGCACCACCTCACCAAGGCCGAAGTGGACGCCCTCATTGCGGCGCCCAATCCAAGGACGTCGCGTGGTCGGCGTGACCGTACGTTTCTACTGTTCTTGGCCCGAACCGGCGCGCGGGTCTCCGAAGCTACCGGCGTCAACGCAAACGCTCTTCAGTTGGAGCGGTCGCACCCGCAAGTGCTGTTGCGCGGCAAAGGGCGCAGAGACCGTGTCATCCCCATACCTCAAGATCTGGCGAGAGCACTGACGGCCTTGTTGGCCGAGCATGGAATCGCAAACCACGAGCCTCGACCGATATTCGTTGCCCGCAACAAGCGCCTGACGCGCTTCGGAGCAACCCATATCGTGCGGCGTGCGGCGGCCCAGGCTGTGACCATCAGGCCGGCCTTGGCCCAAAAGCGTATATCGCCCCACATCTTCCGACACTCACTGGCGATGAAGCTTCTCCAGTCGGGCGTGGACCTTTTGACGATCCAAGCCTGGCTCGGGCACGCACAGGTCGCCACAACCCATCGCTATGCCGCCGCCGATGTCGAGATGATGCGCAAAGGTCTCGAGAAAGCTGGAGTCGCCGGCGATCTTGGCGTCCGTTTCCGACCAAATGACGCCGTGCTGCAACTACTGAACAGTATCTGA
- a CDS encoding site-specific integrase, whose amino-acid sequence MAHLPPRLAWGDVRRAVDAIGATTPVDIRDRAVLLLLATTGIRNGELRAIRLRDVDWRTGEVFVRRTKGKRDRVVPLLEETGAALADYILRARPKVASPFLFLSFTPPVAPFKFAAPVSRIVRKRLRHGGVELGRVAGVHLLRHSLATQLVGQRRPINEVADLLDHRSINTTALYVKVTTSQLAEVALPFPGGAA is encoded by the coding sequence TTGGCGCATCTGCCGCCGCGCCTTGCATGGGGTGACGTTCGGCGCGCAGTCGATGCGATCGGCGCAACGACGCCGGTCGATATCCGCGATCGAGCCGTCCTGCTGCTGCTCGCCACCACGGGCATTCGCAACGGCGAGTTACGCGCCATTCGGCTGCGGGATGTCGACTGGCGTACTGGCGAGGTTTTTGTCCGGCGCACCAAGGGCAAGCGTGATCGGGTAGTGCCACTCCTTGAAGAGACCGGCGCCGCACTCGCCGATTACATCCTGCGCGCTAGACCGAAAGTGGCTAGTCCGTTTCTGTTCCTGTCGTTCACGCCGCCGGTGGCACCGTTCAAGTTTGCGGCGCCTGTTTCAAGGATCGTGCGGAAGCGATTGCGGCATGGCGGGGTCGAACTCGGGCGGGTCGCAGGTGTACATCTCCTGCGCCACAGCCTCGCCACCCAGCTTGTTGGGCAGCGAAGGCCAATCAACGAGGTCGCCGATCTTCTTGATCACCGGAGCATCAACACAACGGCGCTTTACGTAAAGGTTACGACCTCGCAGCTCGCCGAGGTCGCACTCCCCTTTCCGGGAGGCGCTGCATGA
- a CDS encoding tyrosine-type recombinase/integrase translates to MTAFAVFLGEKAECYIELRHSLGYAFSKQAGTLRAFVRYVERAQFDAPATRTMALDFVLSFGGAANSRATRHGVLRRFYEYLAVYDAQTQALEGRAFPRSRAIPPPRILSEAELASLIDACARISPDIPLRGRTMATLIGLLASSGLRSGEVVRLDRSDVDLTNGVLLVRKTKFRKDRLVPVHTTTQTALRRYARERDAAFPSPKDQAFFLSSRGNRLSATGLQSGFAQVRKIAALDDGKPLRPHDLRHRFAVTRLGLWHQQRANVQALLPLLATYLGHASYSDTAYYLTGSVDLLAMAAERAFRDGAAS, encoded by the coding sequence ATGACCGCCTTTGCCGTATTCCTCGGCGAGAAGGCTGAGTGTTACATTGAACTGCGCCACTCGCTCGGCTATGCCTTCAGCAAACAAGCCGGCACGTTGCGGGCTTTTGTCCGCTACGTTGAACGCGCTCAATTCGATGCGCCCGCCACCCGGACGATGGCGCTGGACTTCGTCCTGTCGTTCGGCGGCGCCGCCAACAGCCGCGCCACTCGTCACGGCGTCCTCCGCCGGTTCTACGAGTATCTCGCCGTCTATGACGCTCAAACCCAAGCCTTAGAGGGCAGAGCCTTCCCTAGATCCAGGGCGATTCCGCCGCCACGTATCCTCAGCGAGGCAGAGTTGGCATCGCTCATCGACGCGTGCGCCCGCATTTCTCCAGATATCCCTCTCAGAGGGCGGACGATGGCGACGCTGATCGGACTGTTAGCAAGCTCGGGACTGAGATCGGGCGAAGTGGTCAGGCTTGATCGTTCCGACGTCGATCTAACCAACGGAGTTCTCCTCGTGCGGAAGACGAAGTTCCGCAAGGATCGTCTCGTGCCGGTTCACACGACGACCCAAACAGCGCTTCGTCGCTATGCCCGTGAGCGCGATGCCGCTTTTCCCAGTCCCAAGGACCAGGCCTTTTTCCTCAGCTCTCGTGGAAACCGCCTCTCGGCGACTGGCTTACAGAGCGGATTTGCTCAGGTCCGCAAGATCGCCGCCCTTGATGACGGCAAACCGTTGCGACCGCACGATCTGAGGCACCGGTTTGCCGTGACCCGCCTGGGCCTTTGGCATCAACAGCGCGCCAACGTCCAGGCGCTGCTCCCGTTGCTCGCCACCTATCTCGGCCACGCCAGCTACAGCGACACAGCCTACTACCTCACTGGCTCGGTGGATCTTCTCGCCATGGCGGCGGAGCGCGCCTTCCGCGATGGAGCCGCATCATGA